Proteins found in one Bremerella volcania genomic segment:
- a CDS encoding DUF1559 domain-containing protein, with amino-acid sequence MTHSWNARRGFTLVELLVVIAIIGVLIALLLPAVQQAREAARRIQCNNQLKQLGLAMHNYHDTYLKMPFNACATGSGSTSPSFFVRLLPFIEQGAAYDQLDWSGFNNGTFIADNAGTNEVLVTLRVDGLYCPSSPLPELDNNFQLTSYTGIGGTAQKWNGTAVVNIDSTKKAQYYNGMVVARGDGSNPINMAAATDGTSNTMMISECSNYFYDNARVKQSANIRTSYGAGGASGGGAWNGVAWQDNSTAGDFGTAQNVTTIDVDPSFTTPYTGGINSANNGTAPANGAATEVSIPLTSAHPGGVLTVLTDGSCQFISETVANQVLVSLANRQDGTVIPEY; translated from the coding sequence GTGACTCATTCTTGGAATGCCCGCCGGGGTTTTACCCTGGTGGAACTACTCGTTGTGATCGCCATTATTGGCGTGCTGATCGCTTTGCTTCTGCCGGCGGTTCAGCAGGCTCGTGAAGCCGCTCGTCGTATCCAGTGCAACAACCAGCTGAAGCAACTTGGCTTGGCAATGCACAACTACCACGACACCTACTTGAAGATGCCGTTCAATGCTTGTGCTACCGGCTCGGGCAGCACGTCCCCATCGTTCTTCGTCCGCCTTCTGCCGTTCATCGAACAGGGCGCTGCTTACGATCAACTCGATTGGAGCGGCTTCAACAACGGTACCTTCATCGCTGACAACGCAGGCACGAACGAAGTGCTGGTCACGTTGCGTGTTGATGGTCTGTACTGTCCTTCCAGCCCACTGCCGGAACTGGACAACAACTTCCAGCTGACCAGCTACACCGGTATCGGTGGTACGGCTCAGAAGTGGAACGGTACGGCCGTCGTCAACATCGACTCGACCAAGAAGGCACAGTACTACAACGGTATGGTTGTCGCCCGCGGTGACGGCTCGAACCCGATCAACATGGCTGCCGCTACCGATGGTACGAGCAACACCATGATGATCAGCGAATGCAGCAACTACTTCTACGACAATGCCCGTGTTAAGCAGTCCGCAAACATCCGTACCAGCTACGGTGCCGGCGGCGCGTCCGGTGGTGGTGCCTGGAACGGTGTTGCCTGGCAAGACAACTCGACCGCTGGTGACTTTGGAACCGCCCAGAACGTGACCACGATCGATGTCGATCCGAGCTTTACCACGCCCTATACCGGTGGGATCAACTCGGCCAACAACGGCACCGCTCCAGCAAATGGTGCCGCTACCGAAGTTTCCATTCCATTGACCTCCGCTCACCCAGGCGGCGTGCTGACCGTTCTAACCGACGGTTCGTGTCAGTTCATCTCGGAAACGGTTGCTAACCAGGTCCTCGTCAGCCTGGCCAACCGCCAAGACGGCACCGTCATTCCAGAGTATTAA
- a CDS encoding transthyretin-like family protein, with product MQFSFSRFGLCAALAMVSFVAGCSQEDYGDLGKVTGTVTLDGEPYANAIVTFSPQKGRPSTALTDEMGNYELVYIRTTKGAEPGEHQVTISTQPPTVDDSYQGPKFKDPIPVRYNRRSELSRTVQLGVNEFDFELTSK from the coding sequence ATGCAATTTTCGTTTAGTCGATTCGGATTATGTGCGGCGTTGGCGATGGTCTCATTCGTTGCGGGATGCAGCCAAGAAGACTACGGAGATCTTGGTAAGGTCACCGGCACAGTGACTTTGGATGGCGAACCATACGCGAATGCCATTGTTACGTTCTCGCCACAGAAAGGACGTCCTTCGACCGCGCTAACCGATGAAATGGGAAATTATGAACTCGTTTACATCCGTACCACAAAAGGAGCGGAGCCTGGCGAGCATCAGGTTACCATTTCGACGCAACCACCGACGGTTGATGATAGCTATCAAGGTCCCAAGTTCAAGGATCCAATTCCGGTGCGGTACAACCGCCGTAGCGAGTTGAGTCGGACTGTGCAGTTGGGAGTCAACGAGTTTGACTTTGAACTGACCTCCAAATAA
- a CDS encoding glutamine synthetase III family protein: MAAIAAVTNYKPSAPAMNFLETPTQELFSANVFSKSVMKDRLPKPIFKTLMKTIETGEKLDTTVADYVASAMKDWAIEKGATHYAHVFYPLTGFTAEKHDSFLSPDGSGSAVAEFSGSQLIQGEPDGSSFPSGGIRQTFEARGYTAWDVTSPAYIMENPNGTTLCIPTAFVSWTGEALDKKTPVLRSMQALNKQAQRILALFGHTDGAMVSSTAGPEQEYFLVDRNFFFARPDLLNAGRTLFGAKPPKGQEFDDHYFGAIPDRVLAFMLETERELFKLGIPVKTRHNEVAPGQYEIAPMFEFANVATDHQQMIMITLKRVAEKYGMACLTHEKPFAGVNGSGKHVNWSMGSSSQGNLLDPGDTPHENAQFLVFCAAVIRAVHKFQGLLRAVVASASNDHRLGANEAPPAIISIFLGDQLTDVFEQIKGGGASSSIPKGTLEIGADVLPPLPKDAGDRNRTSPFAFTGNRFEFRAVGSNQSIAGPLVAMNTIVAESLDYCATKLEEATGGDPSKLNAALTKLMTDIINEHGAIIFNGDGYSEEWHQEAEKRGLLNLKTTADALPFLEKPEVKELFTKYNVLSERELESRLETYLEQYCKSIAVETNLTIEMARTMIFPAAVRYQNELASTCANLQALGYEFDKDTLDKVTSLVKSLQDSIATLASLAVKAEEIECWHKKSECCCKEVLPAMNEVRKYADELEDYVADDLWPLPTYQEMLFIR, from the coding sequence ATGGCAGCCATCGCGGCGGTTACCAACTACAAGCCCTCCGCCCCTGCCATGAACTTCTTGGAGACGCCAACCCAAGAGCTTTTCAGCGCGAACGTCTTCAGCAAATCGGTCATGAAGGACCGTCTTCCTAAGCCAATCTTCAAGACGCTGATGAAGACGATCGAAACGGGCGAAAAGCTCGACACGACCGTCGCCGACTACGTTGCTTCCGCAATGAAGGATTGGGCCATCGAAAAGGGTGCTACCCACTATGCCCACGTCTTCTATCCGCTGACCGGCTTCACCGCGGAAAAGCACGATAGCTTCCTAAGCCCAGATGGCAGCGGTAGCGCGGTTGCTGAATTCAGCGGCTCGCAGCTGATTCAGGGCGAACCAGACGGTTCCAGCTTCCCATCGGGCGGTATTCGCCAGACGTTTGAAGCTCGCGGTTACACCGCTTGGGACGTTACCAGCCCTGCCTACATTATGGAAAACCCGAACGGAACTACGCTGTGCATTCCCACTGCGTTCGTCTCGTGGACTGGCGAAGCTCTCGATAAGAAGACCCCGGTTCTGCGTTCGATGCAGGCTTTAAACAAGCAAGCTCAACGTATCCTGGCCCTCTTCGGTCACACCGACGGCGCAATGGTCAGCTCGACCGCCGGTCCTGAACAGGAATACTTCCTGGTCGATCGCAATTTCTTCTTCGCTCGTCCTGACCTTTTGAACGCCGGTCGCACCTTGTTTGGTGCCAAGCCACCAAAGGGGCAGGAATTTGACGATCACTACTTCGGTGCGATCCCAGATCGCGTCCTGGCATTCATGCTGGAAACCGAACGTGAACTGTTCAAGCTGGGCATCCCAGTCAAGACACGTCACAACGAAGTGGCTCCAGGCCAGTACGAAATCGCCCCGATGTTCGAGTTCGCCAACGTTGCGACCGACCATCAGCAGATGATCATGATCACGCTGAAGCGAGTCGCCGAGAAGTACGGCATGGCCTGCTTGACCCACGAAAAGCCATTCGCTGGCGTCAACGGTAGCGGTAAGCACGTCAACTGGTCGATGGGTAGCTCCTCGCAGGGCAATCTGCTGGATCCAGGCGACACGCCACACGAAAACGCTCAGTTCCTGGTCTTCTGTGCCGCCGTTATTCGTGCCGTACACAAGTTCCAAGGCCTGCTGCGTGCTGTGGTTGCTTCGGCCTCCAACGATCACCGTTTGGGTGCCAACGAAGCTCCTCCGGCGATTATCTCGATCTTCCTGGGCGACCAGTTGACGGACGTCTTCGAGCAGATCAAGGGTGGCGGTGCCAGTAGCTCGATTCCTAAGGGCACCCTGGAAATCGGCGCCGACGTTCTCCCACCTTTGCCAAAGGATGCTGGCGACCGTAACCGAACCAGCCCGTTCGCGTTTACGGGTAACCGCTTCGAATTCCGCGCTGTTGGTTCTAACCAGTCGATCGCTGGTCCGCTCGTTGCGATGAACACCATCGTTGCCGAATCGCTGGACTACTGTGCGACCAAGCTGGAAGAAGCCACCGGCGGTGACCCCTCGAAGCTGAACGCTGCCCTGACCAAGCTCATGACCGACATCATCAACGAGCACGGCGCGATCATCTTCAATGGCGACGGTTACTCGGAAGAATGGCACCAGGAAGCTGAAAAGCGTGGCCTTCTGAACCTGAAGACCACCGCGGATGCTCTACCATTTTTGGAGAAGCCAGAAGTCAAAGAACTGTTCACGAAGTACAACGTGCTTTCCGAACGCGAGTTGGAAAGCCGCCTGGAAACTTACCTGGAACAGTACTGCAAGTCGATCGCGGTCGAGACCAATCTCACCATCGAAATGGCTCGCACGATGATCTTCCCAGCTGCGGTCCGCTATCAGAATGAACTCGCTTCGACTTGTGCGAACCTGCAGGCCCTCGGCTACGAATTCGACAAGGACACCCTGGACAAGGTGACCTCGCTGGTCAAGTCGCTCCAGGACAGCATCGCGACCCTCGCATCCCTCGCCGTCAAAGCCGAAGAAATTGAATGCTGGCACAAGAAGTCCGAATGCTGCTGCAAGGAAGTTTTGCCAGCGATGAACGAAGTTCGCAAGTACGCCGACGAACTGGAAGATTACGTGGCTGATGACCTGTGGCCATTGCCAACCTACCAGGAAATGCTCTTCATCCGCTAA
- a CDS encoding PQQ-binding-like beta-propeller repeat protein — translation MSASYRFLLCTTMLAISCTGLHAEDWPQWQGPNRDSVSNETQLKATWPEEGPHLAWQVNDLGDGYGAVSVADGVIFLVVNEGLDDESVKALDATNGQVLWATRIGKVGNPNQKPSYPAARSTPTVDGEMVYVLGSDGDLVCLKAKSGEVVWQKNVRQDYDGKPGTWAYSESPLVDGSKVIVTPGGPEVGIVAVDKSNGKTIWEAKTPEMGAAAYASIQKVTAAGKKQYVAFMANGLAGVDAEDGTFLWSYKRTKGIANMPTPVIAGDIVYSGGSRTGGGAVRLIAKQLGVLPEELYFNPKLPNAIGGSVKVDDYLYGCSGSTLLCVNFLTGEIEWQERISAAASILYADGRLYLHTEDGKVMMVAATPEKMEIVSEFTLPDQPEGTGKEWAYPVLANGKLYLRQHGTLWCYDVK, via the coding sequence ATGTCCGCTTCATATCGATTTTTGCTTTGCACTACCATGTTGGCAATCTCCTGCACCGGTCTTCATGCCGAAGACTGGCCGCAATGGCAAGGTCCAAACCGCGACAGCGTGTCCAACGAGACTCAGTTAAAGGCTACATGGCCAGAAGAAGGTCCACACCTTGCATGGCAAGTGAATGACTTAGGGGATGGGTATGGTGCAGTCTCGGTTGCCGATGGCGTGATTTTTCTGGTGGTGAACGAGGGACTGGATGACGAGTCCGTGAAGGCGCTCGACGCGACCAACGGGCAGGTGCTTTGGGCGACCCGAATCGGAAAAGTGGGTAATCCCAATCAAAAGCCCAGCTACCCAGCCGCTCGCAGCACTCCGACAGTCGATGGCGAGATGGTGTACGTACTCGGCTCGGACGGCGACTTGGTTTGCCTAAAGGCGAAAAGTGGTGAAGTCGTTTGGCAAAAGAACGTTCGCCAAGACTACGATGGCAAGCCTGGCACATGGGCCTATTCGGAGTCGCCCCTGGTCGATGGGAGCAAGGTAATCGTGACCCCAGGTGGCCCCGAGGTAGGAATCGTGGCCGTCGATAAGTCGAACGGCAAGACGATCTGGGAAGCGAAGACGCCAGAGATGGGGGCTGCCGCCTATGCCTCGATCCAGAAGGTGACTGCCGCCGGCAAAAAGCAGTATGTCGCGTTCATGGCAAATGGTCTCGCTGGCGTCGACGCTGAAGATGGGACGTTTCTCTGGTCTTATAAGCGTACTAAAGGAATTGCGAATATGCCCACGCCGGTGATCGCTGGCGATATCGTCTACAGCGGCGGTTCACGGACAGGCGGAGGTGCCGTCCGTCTGATTGCTAAACAACTGGGCGTTTTACCGGAAGAACTATACTTCAATCCCAAGCTGCCCAATGCGATTGGCGGATCGGTCAAGGTCGACGACTATCTCTATGGCTGCAGTGGTTCAACTCTTTTATGTGTTAACTTTTTGACCGGTGAGATCGAGTGGCAGGAACGTATCAGCGCGGCTGCTTCCATCCTTTACGCAGATGGGAGGCTCTATCTGCATACGGAAGATGGCAAAGTGATGATGGTTGCTGCAACGCCAGAGAAGATGGAGATCGTCAGCGAGTTCACTTTGCCCGACCAACCCGAAGGAACCGGCAAAGAGTGGGCGTATCCGGTGCTGGCCAATGGTAAGCTCTATCTACGTCAGCATGGGACGCTCTGGTGTTATGACGTGAAGTAG
- a CDS encoding rhodanese-like domain-containing protein: MMSVNKISPQELNKLCESGNCDLIDVRTPAEYEEVHATKAVNEPLDRLAPKEIMDARNGSADQPLYVICKSGNRAGKACEKFIAAGYENVVNVEGGTDAWASAGLPVVRGKKTISLERQVRITAGFLVLVGALLGMFVHPYFAGLSAFVGAGLMFAGITDTCGMAMLLAKMPWNQGPSCSK; encoded by the coding sequence ATGATGAGCGTTAATAAGATTTCTCCCCAAGAACTAAACAAACTCTGTGAGTCGGGCAACTGCGACTTGATCGATGTACGTACCCCGGCAGAATATGAGGAAGTACACGCAACCAAGGCCGTGAATGAACCGCTTGATCGTCTCGCTCCCAAAGAGATTATGGATGCCCGCAACGGTTCGGCAGACCAGCCATTGTACGTGATCTGCAAGTCCGGTAATCGCGCCGGAAAGGCCTGCGAAAAGTTCATTGCTGCCGGGTACGAGAACGTCGTCAACGTCGAAGGAGGAACCGATGCCTGGGCCTCGGCAGGGCTCCCGGTCGTTCGCGGTAAGAAGACGATCTCTCTGGAACGCCAAGTACGAATTACGGCAGGCTTCCTCGTACTGGTGGGCGCACTGCTCGGTATGTTCGTCCACCCTTACTTCGCCGGACTCTCGGCGTTTGTTGGTGCAGGACTAATGTTCGCAGGCATCACCGACACCTGCGGAATGGCGATGCTGTTGGCCAAGATGCCTTGGAACCAAGGTCCGAGTTGTTCGAAGTAG
- a CDS encoding M48 family metalloprotease, whose amino-acid sequence MQHDVSSLGFVKTYVYPALALFLIPVACLFFYEYVQSSYDQEFLDAAIAEINANAQMTPEEKAQSIEGARNMPLSWLLVNDDPEVAAWRNQLPTEYLYYNLSLIWAIRISWFCILAGIGAFVLTGLTVLLSLKSQWMQYYSLLIGWHTLRIFCTLEVIAQALLVFSLSFWIPAFFFNIFIVKLLFIIGLIGLCAVGAVIAAIFKKVDDDFVIEGEEITREMAPALWHDLERLSDSMGTAPPDHVIAGIDDNFFVTQMPVQVTGHEDHQPRTVTGRTLFVSLSLLKKLPHQEADAVLLHELAHFSGNDTTYTQKIAPLLSRYGHYLQGLYEGGISRPIFYFAVMFRALYELSLGKLSRQREFRADHLASEKTSPESMAHALLRITAYSQYRNELEQEFFEAEEAHEQVNLSQRIDGGFQSFTTAFVDKRDVGQLATAHPFDSHPPLQQRLEALGFRASPDAMRDVLYDDSPGPWFEKIDGADALERAQWDHYEERFRQFHEQVLAYRYIPSNESEQELVEKFFPPVERTAAKDRPVRFDFEKVVYEDWDQPLFYREIEGITLETEWGTRLDITVKRDGKSKTIKLPVSKKQIEMNELIGTMEQYYGRAATAIAYQASLQQQDNPLPEEPLSNETFSME is encoded by the coding sequence ATGCAACATGACGTTTCTAGCCTCGGGTTCGTCAAAACGTATGTCTATCCGGCACTGGCCCTTTTCCTGATTCCGGTCGCTTGCCTCTTCTTCTACGAATACGTCCAGTCGAGCTATGATCAAGAGTTTCTTGATGCGGCGATCGCTGAAATCAATGCGAACGCGCAAATGACCCCCGAGGAGAAAGCGCAAAGCATCGAGGGGGCTCGAAACATGCCGTTATCATGGCTACTGGTCAACGACGACCCAGAAGTAGCCGCCTGGCGAAACCAGCTTCCCACAGAATACCTCTACTACAACCTGTCGCTTATCTGGGCGATTCGTATCTCTTGGTTCTGTATTCTCGCCGGCATTGGCGCATTCGTGCTGACGGGGCTGACCGTCCTCCTGTCACTCAAATCTCAGTGGATGCAGTACTACAGCCTGTTGATTGGTTGGCATACGTTGCGTATCTTCTGCACGCTGGAGGTCATCGCTCAGGCACTGCTTGTGTTTTCCCTTTCCTTCTGGATACCTGCATTCTTCTTCAACATCTTCATCGTAAAATTGCTGTTTATCATTGGTCTCATTGGTCTGTGTGCCGTGGGTGCCGTGATCGCAGCCATTTTTAAGAAGGTCGACGATGATTTCGTGATCGAAGGAGAAGAAATCACGCGGGAGATGGCGCCAGCCTTGTGGCATGATTTGGAGCGGCTGAGTGACTCGATGGGAACCGCTCCGCCAGATCATGTGATCGCGGGAATCGATGACAACTTCTTCGTCACCCAGATGCCGGTTCAAGTTACCGGCCATGAAGATCACCAGCCACGTACGGTGACCGGCCGGACCCTGTTCGTCAGTCTTTCTCTTCTCAAGAAACTACCCCACCAGGAAGCGGATGCGGTACTCCTGCACGAGTTGGCCCATTTCAGTGGAAACGACACTACCTACACGCAAAAGATCGCTCCACTCTTGTCAAGATATGGCCATTACCTTCAAGGACTTTACGAAGGAGGCATTTCGCGACCGATCTTCTACTTCGCCGTCATGTTCCGGGCTTTGTACGAGTTGTCGCTGGGCAAGCTGAGCCGCCAACGTGAGTTCAGGGCCGACCACCTCGCGTCGGAAAAGACTTCGCCTGAGTCGATGGCGCATGCGTTGCTCCGCATTACGGCGTACTCTCAGTATCGTAACGAACTCGAACAGGAGTTCTTCGAGGCCGAAGAGGCCCACGAGCAAGTGAATCTGTCGCAGCGAATTGATGGCGGCTTCCAGAGCTTTACCACAGCCTTCGTCGACAAGCGAGACGTGGGACAGTTGGCCACCGCGCATCCCTTCGACTCGCATCCACCACTTCAACAACGCCTGGAAGCTCTTGGATTCCGAGCATCTCCTGATGCGATGCGTGACGTCCTGTACGACGATTCACCAGGCCCTTGGTTCGAGAAGATTGACGGAGCCGACGCACTTGAGCGTGCCCAGTGGGACCATTACGAAGAACGCTTCCGTCAGTTCCACGAACAGGTCCTGGCCTACCGCTACATTCCCTCGAACGAATCGGAACAGGAACTCGTGGAGAAGTTCTTCCCGCCTGTCGAGCGGACCGCCGCGAAAGACCGCCCGGTCCGCTTTGACTTCGAGAAGGTCGTCTACGAGGACTGGGACCAACCTCTGTTCTACCGAGAGATCGAAGGAATTACCCTGGAAACGGAATGGGGAACGCGCCTTGATATTACGGTGAAGCGGGACGGAAAAAGTAAGACGATCAAGCTGCCCGTCAGCAAAAAGCAAATCGAGATGAATGAATTAATTGGGACCATGGAGCAGTATTATGGTCGCGCGGCCACGGCGATCGCCTACCAGGCAAGCCTGCAACAACAGGACAATCCTTTGCCTGAGGAACCACTGAGCAACGAAACCTTTTCCATGGAGTGA
- a CDS encoding FAD-dependent monooxygenase, translating to MVSCFRRFDETCLSHNFCMTHSPPLIIGAGPVGMAAASFLSRHDIVPRIVDKRAEPSKYSKALAVNPRTLELLEASGITDKLLALGRKIHGTTIHRNGRIVAEVDFEDLEHRFPFMLALSQAATERVLREDLAERGIEIERQIELVDSPNLTEGKAELVHVETQANESVTAPWILATDGAHSMARKSVHVPFPGDTYDRAWVLDDIPLATDFAPDRAHIKLQDDGFLFLMPIYTGEEKPGEPTVWRVMGNYPEPLAQLSESNPIGESLWNSSFHIAHRLVEAMNVGKVYFAGDAAHLHSPVGARGMNLGIEDAWVFAELAKRDELSLYHQQRWPVDHSIVQRIRTITGFVKAESFVKRKLRNFLAPKMLHWKGVRETMLKTVSGLDHPLPLFHSEPTGPPAEERPRSRRRERN from the coding sequence ATGGTTAGTTGCTTTCGCCGTTTCGACGAAACCTGCCTTTCCCACAACTTTTGCATGACGCATTCACCCCCCTTAATCATTGGCGCAGGCCCGGTCGGCATGGCTGCCGCCTCTTTTTTGTCACGGCACGATATCGTACCGAGGATTGTGGACAAGCGTGCCGAACCGTCGAAATATTCGAAGGCGCTCGCCGTCAACCCACGCACGCTGGAACTGCTCGAGGCCTCCGGAATAACGGACAAGCTTTTGGCGTTGGGGCGCAAGATTCACGGAACCACCATTCATCGTAATGGCCGTATCGTCGCGGAAGTCGATTTCGAGGATCTTGAGCACCGCTTCCCTTTTATGCTCGCCCTATCCCAGGCAGCAACCGAACGTGTCTTGCGCGAAGATCTTGCTGAGCGGGGGATCGAGATCGAGCGTCAAATCGAATTGGTCGACTCCCCGAATCTGACCGAAGGAAAAGCAGAACTGGTCCATGTCGAAACGCAGGCCAACGAGTCGGTAACGGCTCCCTGGATTTTGGCGACGGACGGGGCACACAGCATGGCCCGCAAGTCGGTTCATGTTCCCTTTCCAGGAGACACCTACGATCGCGCGTGGGTACTTGACGACATTCCGCTGGCGACCGACTTCGCCCCCGACCGAGCCCATATCAAGCTGCAGGACGATGGCTTTCTTTTCTTGATGCCCATCTATACAGGGGAAGAAAAACCGGGCGAGCCAACCGTTTGGCGGGTCATGGGCAACTACCCCGAACCCCTCGCCCAGTTGAGCGAATCCAATCCGATTGGCGAATCGCTATGGAACTCTTCCTTTCATATTGCCCATCGGTTGGTGGAAGCCATGAACGTGGGCAAGGTTTACTTCGCCGGAGATGCCGCTCATCTTCACTCGCCGGTGGGCGCGCGTGGGATGAATCTTGGAATTGAAGATGCCTGGGTATTCGCGGAATTGGCCAAACGGGACGAGCTTTCCCTCTACCATCAACAACGATGGCCGGTCGATCATTCGATCGTGCAGCGCATCCGCACGATCACCGGTTTCGTCAAGGCCGAGTCATTTGTCAAACGAAAACTTCGAAACTTTCTCGCGCCCAAGATGCTCCACTGGAAAGGGGTACGGGAAACGATGCTTAAGACCGTTAGCGGACTCGACCACCCCCTTCCGCTGTTCCACTCCGAGCCCACAGGGCCACCCGCCGAAGAGCGACCACGCTCGAGACGGCGGGAACGAAACTAA
- a CDS encoding tetratricopeptide repeat protein, translated as MKVCYSPPTTLGLALAMSLTVCFCALAAKPSSEVPLFSGLGEHRWEISSDSPQAQAYFNQGLAFMYGFNHDEAIRSFHEAARLDPSCPAPWWAIALANGPNINYPLLDEKHAPLAWEALQKAKQLSSNGSPLEQDLIAALEKRYAQPPPEDRKPLDQAYADAMRKLWEKYPDEPDVGAMFAESLMDLWPWDLWQKAGTANPDTREVMETLEAVLKKSPNHPLALHLYIHTLEASGEVAKAADEADRLRNLQPGLGHMVHMPSHIDVRLGAWRKAIAANEKAINADTAYKQQSPEQDFFRIYMAHNRHMLAFAAMMIGQEKVATEQINLMLAEMPENWVVANAPFVDGMHSMPYEMHIRFGRWDAILEEPEPAEQFPICRAMRHFARGIAYAAKKKPAKAREEQATFRELKAAIPEEAFFAQNPASVVLDIADNMLEGEILYREGKTNEAIASLEKAVELEDSLRYTEPPDWIQPVRHALAATLMDAKRYEAAETVLRSDLQVHPHNGWALYDLARSLRMQGKFDEAEKVQAKFELAWKDADVKMSSACMCLPAE; from the coding sequence ATGAAAGTTTGCTATTCACCGCCCACCACTTTGGGCCTGGCTCTGGCGATGTCGTTGACCGTCTGCTTTTGCGCCCTGGCCGCCAAGCCAAGTTCCGAAGTCCCACTGTTTTCCGGTTTGGGAGAACATCGCTGGGAGATTTCCAGCGACAGCCCTCAGGCCCAAGCGTACTTCAATCAGGGGCTGGCGTTCATGTACGGCTTTAACCATGACGAAGCGATCCGGAGCTTTCACGAGGCCGCCAGGCTCGATCCGAGTTGTCCTGCGCCTTGGTGGGCCATCGCGCTGGCCAACGGACCCAACATCAACTATCCGTTGCTTGACGAAAAGCACGCCCCACTGGCCTGGGAAGCGTTGCAGAAGGCGAAACAACTCTCCAGCAATGGATCGCCCCTTGAGCAGGATCTGATCGCGGCACTCGAAAAACGCTATGCCCAGCCACCGCCAGAGGATCGTAAGCCCTTGGATCAGGCCTATGCCGATGCGATGCGAAAGCTTTGGGAGAAATACCCGGACGAGCCTGACGTAGGGGCCATGTTTGCCGAAAGTTTAATGGATCTTTGGCCCTGGGACCTCTGGCAGAAAGCAGGGACGGCCAACCCAGATACCCGAGAGGTCATGGAGACGCTCGAAGCCGTCCTCAAGAAGTCGCCTAACCATCCATTGGCATTGCATCTGTACATCCACACGCTTGAGGCCTCAGGCGAGGTCGCGAAAGCTGCCGACGAAGCCGATCGTCTCCGCAATTTGCAGCCTGGGCTAGGGCACATGGTTCACATGCCCAGCCACATCGATGTTCGTTTGGGGGCTTGGCGCAAAGCAATTGCAGCCAATGAAAAGGCTATTAATGCCGACACTGCCTATAAGCAGCAATCACCGGAGCAGGACTTCTTCCGAATCTACATGGCCCACAATCGTCATATGCTGGCATTCGCCGCGATGATGATCGGGCAGGAGAAAGTCGCCACTGAGCAAATCAACCTGATGCTTGCGGAAATGCCTGAGAACTGGGTGGTCGCGAATGCTCCGTTCGTCGATGGAATGCATAGCATGCCCTACGAGATGCATATTCGCTTTGGGCGTTGGGACGCGATCCTCGAGGAACCGGAACCGGCCGAGCAATTTCCCATCTGTCGGGCAATGCGGCATTTTGCTCGTGGGATAGCTTATGCTGCCAAGAAAAAGCCCGCGAAAGCGCGTGAAGAGCAAGCAACTTTTCGCGAGCTGAAAGCGGCGATTCCGGAAGAGGCGTTCTTCGCTCAGAACCCGGCATCGGTGGTGCTGGACATTGCCGACAATATGCTCGAAGGGGAGATCCTTTATCGGGAGGGGAAGACCAACGAAGCGATTGCCAGTTTGGAGAAAGCCGTCGAACTGGAAGACTCGCTGCGTTATACGGAGCCACCCGATTGGATTCAGCCGGTGCGCCATGCGCTGGCAGCCACCTTGATGGATGCAAAACGCTACGAAGCGGCAGAAACGGTCCTGCGAAGCGACTTGCAAGTCCATCCACACAATGGCTGGGCATTGTACGACCTGGCACGTAGCCTGCGGATGCAAGGCAAGTTCGATGAAGCCGAGAAAGTTCAAGCGAAATTCGAGCTTGCCTGGAAAGACGCCGATGTGAAGATGAGCTCGGCGTGTATGTGCTTGCCGGCCGAGTAG
- a CDS encoding DUF1569 domain-containing protein, whose protein sequence is MAINTKSVVGRREMRYSTLQEVLKDAQELAAADSVQSLGNWTPGQVFEHLAKTVEMSLDGATFQAPFPLRWVAQTFLKKSLLNKGVPTGFKANGHVMPGEVAVEDGLTHFEDAVGRYLVEPQRAKHPLLGNLTQDEWTQFHLRHCEMHMSFLKIDVKEPSQVS, encoded by the coding sequence ATGGCAATCAATACGAAGTCCGTGGTAGGACGTCGAGAGATGCGATACTCGACGCTTCAGGAGGTTCTGAAAGACGCACAGGAACTTGCCGCGGCTGACTCGGTTCAATCGCTGGGAAACTGGACGCCAGGGCAGGTTTTCGAACACTTGGCCAAAACGGTGGAGATGTCGCTTGATGGAGCCACGTTTCAGGCACCCTTTCCGCTGCGATGGGTTGCCCAGACGTTTCTAAAGAAGAGCCTGCTGAACAAAGGTGTCCCTACAGGCTTCAAGGCCAACGGCCATGTCATGCCGGGTGAAGTAGCAGTTGAGGACGGACTAACGCACTTCGAGGATGCCGTTGGGCGGTATCTTGTCGAGCCGCAGCGAGCGAAACATCCGCTTCTGGGCAATCTCACACAAGATGAGTGGACGCAATTCCATTTGCGACACTGCGAGATGCATATGAGCTTCTTGAAGATCGACGTGAAAGAGCCTTCGCAAGTCTCTTGA